A single genomic interval of Burkholderia cepacia ATCC 25416 harbors:
- a CDS encoding MotA/TolQ/ExbB proton channel family protein, producing MQSYGIAHVWAQGDFVTRAIAITLLVMSVLSWIVIVIKGWNVIRLNRLTKNAEQAFWHSDNFDDGIKKLGLAASTPNDNPFLALALSGKEAADHHHQTQPHLHDRMDVSDWVTRCLKDTMDEGISRMQSGLAILASVGSTAPFVGLFGTVWGIYHALLAIGASGQTSIDQVAGPVGESLIMTAFGLFVAIPAVLGYNALTRANKGVVSKLRRFAHGLHAYFVTGASLASSSTRDGLRLATRAS from the coding sequence AAGCTACGGTATCGCGCACGTCTGGGCGCAAGGTGATTTCGTCACGCGCGCCATCGCGATCACGCTGCTCGTGATGTCGGTCCTGTCGTGGATCGTGATCGTCATCAAGGGCTGGAACGTGATCCGCCTGAACCGCCTGACGAAGAACGCCGAACAGGCGTTCTGGCATTCGGACAACTTCGACGACGGCATCAAGAAGCTCGGGCTCGCCGCCTCGACGCCGAACGACAACCCGTTCCTCGCGCTCGCGCTGTCGGGCAAGGAAGCCGCCGATCACCACCACCAGACGCAACCGCACCTGCACGACCGCATGGACGTGTCGGACTGGGTCACGCGCTGCCTGAAGGACACGATGGACGAAGGCATCTCGCGCATGCAAAGCGGCCTCGCGATCCTCGCGTCGGTCGGCAGCACGGCGCCGTTCGTCGGCCTGTTCGGTACGGTCTGGGGGATCTACCACGCACTGCTCGCGATCGGCGCATCCGGCCAGACGTCGATCGACCAGGTCGCGGGCCCGGTCGGCGAATCGCTGATCATGACCGCATTCGGCCTGTTCGTCGCGATCCCGGCCGTGCTCGGCTACAACGCACTCACCCGTGCGAACAAGGGCGTCGTCAGCAAGCTGCGCCGCTTCGCGCACGGCCTGCACGCGTATTTCGTGACGGGCGCGAGCCTCGCATCGTCGTCGACGCGCGACGGCCTGCGTCTCGCGACGCGCGCCAGCTGA
- a CDS encoding ExbD/TolR family protein: protein MAMNTGFSDDDDDAVMSEINMTPLVDVMLVLLIIFLVTIPAMQHAVKIDLPHASSQPVDEKPQTVDVAIQGDGTILWDDHTVTREQLQERIAEAAKRTPQPELHLRADRKVAYEHVAEVMSDAQAGGLTKLGFVTEPTAKAK from the coding sequence ATGGCAATGAACACCGGTTTCAGCGACGATGACGACGATGCAGTGATGAGCGAGATCAACATGACGCCGCTCGTCGACGTCATGCTCGTACTCCTGATCATTTTCCTCGTGACGATCCCGGCGATGCAGCACGCGGTGAAGATCGACCTGCCGCATGCCAGCAGCCAGCCTGTCGACGAGAAACCGCAGACGGTCGACGTCGCGATCCAGGGCGACGGCACGATCCTGTGGGACGACCATACGGTCACGCGCGAACAATTGCAGGAACGCATCGCGGAAGCGGCAAAACGCACGCCGCAGCCGGAGTTGCACCTGCGCGCGGACCGCAAGGTTGCCTACGAACACGTCGCCGAAGTGATGTCGGATGCGCAGGCCGGCGGTTTGACGAAGCTCGGCTTCGTGACCGAGCCGACCGCAAAAGCGAAGTAA